In the genome of Planctomycetaceae bacterium, the window AGACGCCGTTGCGGCCGATCCAGTCGAAACCGCGTTCGATGGCCAGTTCTGCCGGCGTCTTGCGCTTGGCCTTGGCGGCGGCCTGGGCGGCTTCGTTCTTGGCGTCGGCATTCTTGTCAATGGGGCTCAGATACGTTCCGGCGATATCTTCGCGGCTGATGCGCTTTCCGGTAGCCTGGAGAATGCACACGCCCAGGCACCCGATGCCCGCGGCCGTCATGGGATGATTGGCGCCGCTGCGATGCTTGCCCGAGTTGGTGTAGATGAACCCGCCGTAGTTGTCCTGCATGTTGATCAGATACCCTGCCGCTCGCAGCCAGGTTTCTTTGGGCACGGAGATCTTGTTGCGCGACACGGCCCACAGACCCAGCACCGCGTACTGGGTGTTGGACAGGTCCTGATTCTCGCTGCCGCGTTTGTAGCCCCACCCGCCGTTGGCGGCCTGGGCGCCGACGATCGTGGTGCCCAGATTGGCCATGGCCGTCACGTAGAGTCGCTTGTGGACGCGCTTGCCGAACTCGTCGGTGTCTTCACAGAGGCTGTCCAGCGCCAGCAGCATGATGCCGCAGTTGTAGACGGCGTGCTTGTCCCAGTCGCGCGTGTCGAGCCCGGCGTAGCGCATCATGAAGGGCAGGACGGCCTTGATGGCCGGGTCGGTCTTGGGCACGCCGCTCTTGCGCAAGGCCAGGACGCACAGCGCCACCGATCCGGGCTCGTTGCGGTACTGCGTGCTGCCGAAGCCGCCGTCGCGCCCCTGCTGGGCGCGCAGATAGGCTACGCCTTTGGTGATGGCCTCGTTCACTCGCCGCTGGAGGTCCGTCAGCTGCTGCACCTGCTGCACCTGCCCCACCGCCGCCGGCGCAGGGCCGCCAGCGGCCCCAATCGCCTGCCCCGCCGCCGGCGCAACCGCGACAGCCAGCGACACAAGACAGCAGAGGACGCAAATCCGGAAAGAAGGTAAGCGACCTGTGAATTGCGAATACTCAGCCATGCCGTGCATCCTCTAGGACTGCCAGTAGACCGCGACCGCACCGTCTTTGCCAC includes:
- a CDS encoding tetratricopeptide repeat protein, with translation MSLAVAVAPAAGQAIGAAGGPAPAAVGQVQQVQQLTDLQRRVNEAITKGVAYLRAQQGRDGGFGSTQYRNEPGSVALCVLALRKSGVPKTDPAIKAVLPFMMRYAGLDTRDWDKHAVYNCGIMLLALDSLCEDTDEFGKRVHKRLYVTAMANLGTTIVGAQAANGGWGYKRGSENQDLSNTQYAVLGLWAVSRNKISVPKETWLRAAGYLINMQDNYGGFIYTNSGKHRSGANHPMTAAGIGCLGVCILQATGKRISREDIAGTYLSPIDKNADAKNEAAQAAAKAKRKTPAELAIERGFDWIGRNGVYQSDAYYLYGLERACALTQTQKIGKQDWYEVVADRICTAQKGDGSWSNGGPVVKDDPILATCWNLLVLERATEQMLGNYYPGTYSSANSPGAEDPAPAPAPGTPATPAAPVAGNAPPAAQIPGAVAPGTSTSGQTGPTRAEELLLLRRYITSGDTASAGKLISAILRSENGEGAPADTEHGKLARIRALITLNQVNNAMGLLGDLLLEHKVTVPAEQGGAAAPPAQLPVQPVPPAPAAATPPPAKPSEPAPPPKSSAADMLKTARELLKAGQWDNAKAALDELIKSHPDTPEATEAAKLRRVL